The Carassius gibelio isolate Cgi1373 ecotype wild population from Czech Republic chromosome B22, carGib1.2-hapl.c, whole genome shotgun sequence genome window below encodes:
- the LOC127987508 gene encoding uncharacterized protein LOC127987508: protein MQERAMRKNQRHMMKCKLTRALSSCQTNWRGQRISLTTCLKTILCLMHLIMQTQTQPIESNLTSLQLTLQPLNKSDNVINSTEPMVIKNRRDIDYDVQGDEDVSQIDALWDTAQNNEWYKWAAFTAKETGKENCLLCSKSPLNKVIAIPNPYDYRKCAQFGRNFCHLTDFTRPYCIAECLGFLGNPKLTDYFFRPLWGSWCQYSDIGQNIKIEKQKVEIPKWYSIDYKQEYECFHKPKGTQDVGKFKGRCAIIWYIDKKNSWKSGVPSRAPELLAFGTTKGSKIAPEKCENQTIALPPIEIYEDQSLIIADFFWICGGEILLPSLPVGWKGICVRVRLLQEVSMAQWGTEQSTNKEDNRTKRGYEPDPNVYLDSIGQPRGIPNKFKARSEIKGGFESILVWITPNKNTEWINYIYYNQQRFINYTDEALTLLGDQVHATSRMTWQNRQALNWLLADKGGVCVMFGDQCCTFIPNNTAPGGAFSEVMTKIKKLRNEITTNAGRDQHIWDWIDVRFGAWGAWFVKLGMFLGVAILIGGLLFCCVLPLLRSLIINATVKQMGVIKVPNNQQRIIEKSLEEYYEGWLNKRNLNEQTFDDSSIDSEDVEDV, encoded by the coding sequence atgcaggagagagcaatgaggaagaatcagagacacatgatgaagtgcaaactgacgagagctctttcctcctgtcagacaaactggagaggacagagaatcagtctgacaacatgtctgaagaccatcctatgcctaatgcatctcataatgcagactcaaactcaaccgatagaaagcaacctgacttcccttcaattgactttacaacctttgaacaaaagtgacaatgTGATCAACTCAACAGAACCAATGGTAATCAAAAATCGTAGAGACATTGATTATGATGTTCAAGGTGATGAAGACGTTAGTCAaattgatgcattatgggatacagcccaaaacaatgaatggtataaatgggcagcctttacagctaaagaaacaggaaaagaaaattgcttgctgtgctccaaatctccgttaaacaaagtaatagccataccaaatccatatgactaccgaaaatgtgcccaatttgggagaaacttttgtcatttaacagattttaccaggccatattgtattgctgaatgccttggatttttaggaaatcctaaattaacagattatttctttagaccactctggggatcctggtgtcagtattcagatataggtcaaaatataaaaattgaaaaacaaaaagtagagattccaaaatggtatagcatagattataaacaagaatatgagtgtttccataaaccaaaaggaacccaagatgtgggtaaattcaaaggaagatgtgctattatttggtatatagataagaaaaattcttggaaatcaggagttccttctagagctccagaacttttagcattcggaacaactaaaggaagtaagatagcacctgaaaaatgtgaaaatcaaactatagccttacctccaatagaaatttatgaagatcaatcattaataatagcagatttctttTGGATCTGTGGAGGGGAAATACTATTGCCTTCTTTACCAGTTGGATGGaaaggtatatgtgtaagagtacggttacttcaagaagttagcatggcacaatggggaacagaacagagcacaaacaaggaagacaatagaactaaaagaggatacgagccagaccccaatgtatatttagactcaattggacaaccaagaggaattcctaataaattcaaggcaagaagtgaaataaaaggaggttttgagtcaatcctggtttggatcacaccaaacaaaaatacagagtggattaattatatctattataatcaacaaagattcattaattatactgatgaggCCTTAACCTTATTAGgcgaccaagtgcatgcaacaagcagaatgacatggcaaaacagacaggctcttaattggctcttggcagacaagggaggagtttgtgttatgtttggagatcaatgttgtacattcatcccaaataacaccgcccctggaggagctttcagtgaagttatgacaaaaattaaaaaattaagaaatgaaattacaacaaatgccggaagagaccaacacatttgggattggattgatgtgagatttggagcatggggagcatggtttgttaaactaggaatgtttttaggagttgccatattaataggaggattattattttgctgtgtattacCTTTATTAAGATCATTAATCATCAATGCTACTGTTAAGCAAATGGGAGTGATAAAAGTCCCAAATAATCAACAAAGGATCATTGAAAAGAGTCTGGAGGAATACTATGAAGGATGGCTAAACAAACGGAACTTAAATGAGCAAACTTTTGATGATAGTTCTATTGACTCTGAGGATGTTGAAGATGTCTAA